The window TCATCAGCACGCCTGCCGCCAGCGGCCCGATACACGCGCCCACACCGTAGGTCACCAGCAGCATCGCGGTCAGCGACACCCGCCGCTCGCTTTCCACATGGTCGTTGGAAAACGCCACCGCCAGCGGGTACAGGCAGAACTGCAGCAACGAAATCACGAAGCCTATGCCGAACAGCAACTCCAGCGGAACGCTGGGCAGCATCGCCAGTGGCGCCGAGGCCAGCGCAAGCCCCACGGCCACGCTGCGGATCAGCACCGCCCGATCGTAGCGGTCAGACAACCAGCCCAGCGGCCACTGCACCAGCAGGCCGGCAAAAATGCAGCTACCCATGAACAGACCGACCTGCTCGGTAGTCATGCCCTGACTGGAGGCATACAAAGGCGCCAGACCATAGAACGAGCCGACGATAAGCCCCGAACCCAGCACCGTGCTGAGCGACTGCGGCACCCGCTTGATGAAGAACTTCGGCTCCATCGGTGCCGGGCGCAACGGTGCGGGGTGAATGCGCCGGGTCATGGCCACCGGCACCAGGCACAGGGTGAAACACATGGCCACCAGCATCAGCAGCTCCAGGCCAAGCTGTGGGTGCACCACCAGGATCAGCTGGCCGAGCACCAGGCCCAGGTAAGAGGCGATCATGTAGCCGCTGAACACCGCGCCGCGGTGCTTGACGTCGGCCTGCTCGTTCAGCCAGCTCTCGATGACCATGTACTGGCACATCATCCCCAGGCCGACGATCATCCGCAGCCCGACCCAGGCCGGCAACCAGCTGGTCAAACCATGGCCGAGCACCGCCGCACCGACGATGCCAGCGCAAGTGGCGTAGGCGCGAATGTGCCCTACCCGGCCAATCAACCGGTGGCCGACCTTGCCGCCGACCGCCAGGCCAAAGTAGTTGGCCGCCATCAAGGCACCCACCCACAGGCTGTCGACATGATCGGCTGCCAGGCGCAGGGCCAGGTAGGTACTGAGCAGGCCCGAGCCGATCAACATCATCAGCGCGGCGAAATACAACGACTGAAACGGCTTCCAGATATTTCGCATAAGTCCCTTGCGGCTCCCGGGTCAGGTGGCGATGGGTTGCAGACAAGCATAAGGGCAAATGCCAGGGAATGAGTGCGGTGGCGAGTAAAATGCTGTTGCCGGGGCGCGTCCGGTGCAGGTCATGTCGCGATCAGGCCTGTACAGCAGGCTGACAGGCACCCTCTTCCGTTGGCTGAAACGCATCCATGTCCCAAGTCGACAGGCAGTGCCTTAGCCTGGGCTACCGCCTCAGCAATCATCGGAGACTTACATGATAAGGGCCAATTTCACCGCTACACTTCATAACGTCCACCGTGGCCAGATCGTTGTTGCAGACAACAACGTACACCCAGTGCTTGGCCTGGATGAAGACGGCTGGCTGTGCACGACTGCCGCGCGCAGGAGCGTGCCACGCAGTGCGGATGAATTCCAACGACTTGCATTCCATTTCGAATTCATCGAGCACCGTGAAGACCGCACGCACTACTACATTACCTGCGCAGAACACTGGGCCTATATTGGCGCCAGGCTTGAAAGCAGTTCCAATGGCTGGCTAGGCCTGTATGGTACGCATGTGGCCGGGCGGGTCCGGGATGTGCTCAACGCCCCACATCCGTACAACCTGCTACGTACCCGGCCCTACTGGAAAATCGAAACGCTCCAGCCATGGGACGGCACAGTGGAGAGCGCCGGCTTGGTTCCCTTCTACCTGCGGGACATGAACGGCTACCGTGTTGCGGAGTCGCTCTCGGACAATGTCCCGGTACTTGACCTGGGCCGCCAGTACTACCTCAACGCCGGCGAGCGTACCGGTGACGTGCTCGAATTCTTCCTGCGCGATATTCAGCTGACCTGACCAGCAAGTGCAGTACTCGGACGGCTACTCCCGCAAGGTCATGCCATTGGCCGGCAGCGGCAAGGCCGTCTTGTAGCGCACCTGCTTCAAGGCAAAACTGGAACGGATGTTGGCCACCCCTGGCAACCGCGTCAGGTAATCCAGGAACCGTTCCAGCGCCTGGATGCTGGGCAGCAGTACCCGCAACAGGTAGTCCGGATCGCCGGTCATCAGGTAGCACTCCATCACCTCGGGCCGTTCGGCAATCTCTTCCTCGAATCGATGCAACGACTGCTCGACCTGTTTTTCCAGGCTCACATGGATGAACACGTTCACATCCAGCCCCAACGCCTCGGGTGACAGCAAGGTCACCTGCTGGCGTATCACCCCCAACTCCTCCATGGCCCGAACCCGGTTGAAGCAGGGCGTGGGAGACAGGTTCACCGAGCGGGCCAGTTCGGCGTTGGTGATGCGGGCATTTTCCTGCAGGCTGTTGAGAATGCCGATATCGGTACGATCGAGTTTGCGCATGAGACAAAATCACCGGTTTTTTGTGTTTATGCGGAATGTTTATCTGCCCTGCTCGGCAAAGGCAACCAACTTGAGAGAAAAATTCTCCTGCCGGACCACTAAGATGTAGGGGACGCTGACCTACCAGTCACAAGCCGGTACTCAGCGGCGGCCGCTTCAGAGCTCACAAAAACAAATACCCGAGCGAGCGTAAAAAGCATGAACGAGTACGCCCCCCTGCGTTTGCATGTGCCCGAGCCTACCGGCCGGCCAGGCTGCCAGACCGATTTCTCCTACCTGCGCCTGAACGATGCAGGTCAAGCCCGTAAACCCCCAGTCGATGTCGACGCTGCCGACACCGCCGACCTGTCCTACAGCCTTATCCGCGTGCTCGACGAGCAAGGCGATGCACAAGGCCCGTGGGCCGAAGACATCGACCCGCAGGTTCTCCGCCAGGGCATGCGTGCCATGCTCAAGACGCGGATTTTCGACAGCCGCATGGTGGTCGCCCAGCGCCAGAAGAAGATGTCCTTCTACATGCAGAGCCTGGGTGAAGAAGCCATCGGCAGCGGCCAGGCCCTGGCGCTGAACCGCACCGACATGTGCTTCCCCACCTACCGCCAGCAAAGCATCCTGATGGCCCGCGACGTGTCGCTGGTCGAGATGATCTGCCAGTTGCTGTCCAACGAGCGCGACCCGCTCAAGGGCCGCCAGTTGCCGATCATGTATTCGGTGCGCGAGGCCGGTTTCTTCACCATCAGCGGTAACCTGGCGACCCAGTTCGTGCAGGCGGTCGGCTGGGCCATGGCCTCGGCGATCAAGGGCGATACCAAGATCGCCTCGGCGTGGATCGGCGACGGCGCAACCGCCGAGTCGGACTTCCACACCGCCCTCACCTTTGCCCACGTGTACCGCGCCCCGGTGATCCTCAACGTGGTCAACAACCAGTGGGCGATCTCCACCTTCCAGGCCATCGCCGGTGGCGAGTCGACCACCTTCGCCGGCCGTGGCGTGGGTTGCGGCATTGCCTCGCTGCGGGTCGATGGCAACGACTTCGTCGCCGTGTACGCTGCCTCGCGCTGGGCCGCCGAACGCGCCCGCCGTGGCCTGGGCCCGAGCCTGATCGAGTGGGTCACCTACCGTGCAGGCCCGCACTCGACCTCGGACGACCCGTCCAAGTACCGCCCGGCCGATGACTGGAGCCACTTCCCGCTTGGCGACCCGATCGCCCGCCTGAAGCAGCACCTGATCAAGATCGGCCACTGGTCCGAGGAAGAACACCAGGCCACCACTGCCGAACTGGAAGCCGCGGTGATCGCCGCGCAGAAGGAAGCCGAGCAGTACGGCACGCTGGCCAACGGTCACATCCCGAGTGCAGCCTCGATGTTCGAGGACGTGTACAAGGAAATGCCCGACCACCTGCGCCGTCAACGCCAGGAACTGGGGGTTTGAGATGAACGACCACAACAACAGCATCAACCCGGAAACCGCCATGGCCACCACTACCATGACCATGATCCAGGCCCTGCGCTCGGCCATGGATGTCATGCTCGAGCGCGACGACAATGTGGTGATCTACGGCCAGGACGTCGGTTACTTCGGCGGCGTGTTCCGCTGCACCGAAGGCCTGCAGAACAAGTACGGCAAGTCCCGTGTGTTCGACGCGCCGATCTCCGAGAGCGGCATCGTCGGCACCGCCGTGGGCATGGGTGCCTATGGCCTGCGCCCGGTGGTGGAAATCCAGTTCGCCGACTACTTCTACCCGGCCTCCGACCAGATCGTTTCCGAGATGGCGCGCCTGCGTTACCGCTCGGCCGGCGAGTTCATCGCCCCGTTGACCCTGCGCATGCCCTGCGGTGGCGGGATCTATGGTGGCCAGACCCACAGCCAGAGCCCGGAAGCGATGTTCACCCAGGTGTGCGGCCTGCGCACTGTCATGCCGTCCAACCCGTATGACGCCAAGGGCCTGCTGATCGCCTCGATCGAATGCGATGACCCGGTGATCTTCCTGGAACCCAAGCGCCTGTACAACGGCCCGTTCGACGGCCACCACGACCGCCCTGTCACCCCCTGGTCGAAGCACCCGCAAAGCGCCGTACCCGATGGCTACTACAGCGTGCCGCTGGACAAGGCAGCCATTACCCGTCCCGGCAATGACGTGACCGTGCTGACCTACGGCACCACGGTGTACGTGGCCCAGGTGGCCGCCGAAGAAACCGGCGTCGACGCCGAGGTGATCGACCTGCGCAGCCTGTGGCCGCTGGACCTGGAGACCATCGTCGAGTCGGTGAAAAAGACCGGCCGCTGCGTGGTGGTACACGAAGCTACCCGCACCTGCGGCTTCGGCGCCGAACTGGTGTCGCTGGTACAGGAACACTGCTTCCACCACCTGGAGGCGCCGATCGAGCGCGTCACCGGTTGGGACACCCCCTACCCCCACGCACAGGAATGGGCTTACTTCCCAGGGCCTTCGCGGGTAGGTGCGGCATTGAAAAAGGTCATGGAGGTCTGAATGGGCACGCACGTCATCAAGATGCCTGACATTGGCGAAGGCATCGCGCAGGTCGAGTTGGTCGAGTGGTTCGTCAAGGTCGGCGACATGATCGCCGAAGACCAGGTGGTGGCCGACGTCATGACCGACAAGGCCACCGTGGAAATCCCTTCGCCGGTCAGCGGCAAGGTGCTTGCCCTGGGTGGGCAGCCCGGTGAAGTGATGGCGGTCGGCAGCGAGCTGATCCGCATCGAAGTGGAAGGCAGCGGCAACCATGTGGATGTGCCCACCAAGGATGTGCAAAAGCCCGAACAGGTCGAGGCCCCCGCGGCCCCGGTAGCCGCCAAGCCAGAGCCGCAGAAGGAAGCAAGACCGGCCGCTTGCCAGGCGCCTGTCAACCACGAAGCAGCCCCGATCGTGCCGCGCCAGCCAGGCGACAAGCCGCTGGCCTCGCCGGCGGTGCGCAAGCGTGCCCTGGATGCCGGTATCGAACTGCGTTACGTGCATGGCAGCGGCCCGGCCGGGCGCATCCTGCACGAAGACCTCGACGCCTTCATGAGCAAGCCGCACAGCGCTGGCGGGCAAGCGCCGAGCGGCTATGCCAAGCGCACCGACAGCGAGCAGGTACCGGTGATAGGCCTGCGCCGCAAGATCGCCCAGCGCATGCAGGACGCCAAGCGCCGCGTCGCGCACTTCAGCTATGTGGAAGAAATCGACGTCACCGCCCTGGAAGCCTTGCGCCAGCAGCTCAACAGCAAGCACGGCGACAGCCGCGGCAAGCTGACCCTGCTGCCGTTCCTGGTGCGCGCCCTGGTCGTGGCACTGCGCGACTTCCCGCAGATCAACGCCACCTATGACGACGAAGCCCAGGTCATCACCCGCCATGGCGCGGTGCATGTGGGCATCGCCACCCAGGGTGACAACGGCCTGATGGTACCGGTACTGCGCCATGCCGAAGCTGGCAGCCTGTGGAGCAATGCCGGCGAGATCTCGCGCCTGGCCAACGCTGCTCGCAACAACAAGGCAAGCCGCGATGAGCTGTCCGGTTCGACCATCACCCTGACCAGCCTGGGCGCACTGGGAGGCATCGTCAGCACGCCGGTGGTCAACACCCCGGAAGTGGCGATCGTCGGCGTCAACCGCATGGTCGAGCGGCCTGTGGTGATCGACGGCCAGATCGTCGTGCGCAAGATGATGAACCTGTCCAGCTCGTTCGACCACCGCGTGGTCGATGGCATGGACGCCGCGCTGTTCATCCAGGCCGTGCGCGGCCTGCTCGAACAACCCGCCTGCCTGTTCGTGGAGTGAGCATGCAACAGACTATCCAGACTACCCTGTTGATCATCGGCGGTGGCCCTGGCGGCTACGTGGCTGCCATCCGCGCCGGGCAACTGGGCATCCCCACCGTGCTGGTGGAAGGCCAGGCACTGGGCGGTACCTGCCTGAACATCGGCTGCATCCCGTCCAAGGCGCTGATCCACGTGGCCGAGCAGTTCCACCAGACCTCGCGCTTTGCCGGCCCGTCGGAGCTGGGCATCAGCGTCGCCTCGCCGCGCCTGGACATCGGCCAGAGCGTGGCCTGGAAGGACGGCATCGTCGACCGCCTGACCACCGGCGTCGCAGCCCTGCTGAAAAAGCACGGAGTCAAGGTGATCCATGGCTGGGCGAAGGTGCTCGACGGCAAGCAGGTCGAGGTCGATGGCCAGCGTATCCAGTGCGAGCACCTGTTGCTGGCCACTGGCTCCAGCAGCATCGAACTGCCAATGCTGCCGCTGGGCGGGCCGATCATTTCCTCGACCGAAGCCCTGGCGCCGAAAACCCTGCCGCAGCACCTGGTAGTGGTGGGCGGCGGCTACATCGGCCTCGAGCTCGGCATCGCCTACCGCAAGCTGGGCGCCCGGGTCAGCGTGGTGGAGGCGCGCGAGCGCATCCTGCCAACCTACGACAGCGAGCTGACCGCCCCGGTGGCCGAATCGCTGAAGAAGCTGGGCATCACCCTGCACCTGGGGCATAGCGTCGAAGGTTACGAAGGCGGCTGCCTGCTGGCCCGTGATGGCCAGGGCGGCCAACTGCGCCTGGAAGCCGACCAGGTGCTGGTGGCCGTGGGCCGCCGGCCACGCACGCAAGGTTTCAACCTGGAGTGCCTGGACCTGAAGATGAACGGCGCCGCCGTCGCCATCGACGAGCGCTGC of the Pseudomonas asiatica genome contains:
- the bkdR gene encoding Bkd operon transcriptional regulator BkdR, with amino-acid sequence MRKLDRTDIGILNSLQENARITNAELARSVNLSPTPCFNRVRAMEELGVIRQQVTLLSPEALGLDVNVFIHVSLEKQVEQSLHRFEEEIAERPEVMECYLMTGDPDYLLRVLLPSIQALERFLDYLTRLPGVANIRSSFALKQVRYKTALPLPANGMTLRE
- a CDS encoding alpha-ketoacid dehydrogenase subunit beta, whose product is MNDHNNSINPETAMATTTMTMIQALRSAMDVMLERDDNVVIYGQDVGYFGGVFRCTEGLQNKYGKSRVFDAPISESGIVGTAVGMGAYGLRPVVEIQFADYFYPASDQIVSEMARLRYRSAGEFIAPLTLRMPCGGGIYGGQTHSQSPEAMFTQVCGLRTVMPSNPYDAKGLLIASIECDDPVIFLEPKRLYNGPFDGHHDRPVTPWSKHPQSAVPDGYYSVPLDKAAITRPGNDVTVLTYGTTVYVAQVAAEETGVDAEVIDLRSLWPLDLETIVESVKKTGRCVVVHEATRTCGFGAELVSLVQEHCFHHLEAPIERVTGWDTPYPHAQEWAYFPGPSRVGAALKKVMEV
- a CDS encoding 3-methyl-2-oxobutanoate dehydrogenase (2-methylpropanoyl-transferring) subunit alpha: MNEYAPLRLHVPEPTGRPGCQTDFSYLRLNDAGQARKPPVDVDAADTADLSYSLIRVLDEQGDAQGPWAEDIDPQVLRQGMRAMLKTRIFDSRMVVAQRQKKMSFYMQSLGEEAIGSGQALALNRTDMCFPTYRQQSILMARDVSLVEMICQLLSNERDPLKGRQLPIMYSVREAGFFTISGNLATQFVQAVGWAMASAIKGDTKIASAWIGDGATAESDFHTALTFAHVYRAPVILNVVNNQWAISTFQAIAGGESTTFAGRGVGCGIASLRVDGNDFVAVYAASRWAAERARRGLGPSLIEWVTYRAGPHSTSDDPSKYRPADDWSHFPLGDPIARLKQHLIKIGHWSEEEHQATTAELEAAVIAAQKEAEQYGTLANGHIPSAASMFEDVYKEMPDHLRRQRQELGV
- a CDS encoding MFS transporter; amino-acid sequence: MRNIWKPFQSLYFAALMMLIGSGLLSTYLALRLAADHVDSLWVGALMAANYFGLAVGGKVGHRLIGRVGHIRAYATCAGIVGAAVLGHGLTSWLPAWVGLRMIVGLGMMCQYMVIESWLNEQADVKHRGAVFSGYMIASYLGLVLGQLILVVHPQLGLELLMLVAMCFTLCLVPVAMTRRIHPAPLRPAPMEPKFFIKRVPQSLSTVLGSGLIVGSFYGLAPLYASSQGMTTEQVGLFMGSCIFAGLLVQWPLGWLSDRYDRAVLIRSVAVGLALASAPLAMLPSVPLELLFGIGFVISLLQFCLYPLAVAFSNDHVESERRVSLTAMLLVTYGVGACIGPLAAGVLMKVLGPQMLYAFFVFFALVLVWRIRPKAVTGLHQVQDAPLGHVAMPAAGSPLSAALDPRVDEQTVQEVMQAPVAAEDTEDEPRQNEEQGKPQAEINSAV
- the lpdA gene encoding dihydrolipoyl dehydrogenase, whose product is MQQTIQTTLLIIGGGPGGYVAAIRAGQLGIPTVLVEGQALGGTCLNIGCIPSKALIHVAEQFHQTSRFAGPSELGISVASPRLDIGQSVAWKDGIVDRLTTGVAALLKKHGVKVIHGWAKVLDGKQVEVDGQRIQCEHLLLATGSSSIELPMLPLGGPIISSTEALAPKTLPQHLVVVGGGYIGLELGIAYRKLGARVSVVEARERILPTYDSELTAPVAESLKKLGITLHLGHSVEGYEGGCLLARDGQGGQLRLEADQVLVAVGRRPRTQGFNLECLDLKMNGAAVAIDERCQTSMRNVWAIGDVAGEPMLAHRAMAQGEMVAEIIAGKARRFEPSAIAAVCFTDPEVVVVGKTPEQASQQGLDCIVAQFPFAANGRAMSLESKSGFVRVVARRDNHLILGWQAVGVAVSELSTAFAQSLEMGACLEDVAGTIHAHPTLGEAVQEAALRALGHALHI
- a CDS encoding dihydrolipoamide acetyltransferase family protein codes for the protein MGTHVIKMPDIGEGIAQVELVEWFVKVGDMIAEDQVVADVMTDKATVEIPSPVSGKVLALGGQPGEVMAVGSELIRIEVEGSGNHVDVPTKDVQKPEQVEAPAAPVAAKPEPQKEARPAACQAPVNHEAAPIVPRQPGDKPLASPAVRKRALDAGIELRYVHGSGPAGRILHEDLDAFMSKPHSAGGQAPSGYAKRTDSEQVPVIGLRRKIAQRMQDAKRRVAHFSYVEEIDVTALEALRQQLNSKHGDSRGKLTLLPFLVRALVVALRDFPQINATYDDEAQVITRHGAVHVGIATQGDNGLMVPVLRHAEAGSLWSNAGEISRLANAARNNKASRDELSGSTITLTSLGALGGIVSTPVVNTPEVAIVGVNRMVERPVVIDGQIVVRKMMNLSSSFDHRVVDGMDAALFIQAVRGLLEQPACLFVE